The following coding sequences lie in one Rutidosis leptorrhynchoides isolate AG116_Rl617_1_P2 chromosome 6, CSIRO_AGI_Rlap_v1, whole genome shotgun sequence genomic window:
- the LOC139851996 gene encoding protein CANDIDATE G-PROTEIN COUPLED RECEPTOR 7-like: MRIPGHMLTTVLLFFYLFTSPSTAEIKSLEIRNDNRPMILFEKFGFTHTGFASIAISGVSVTSPLAQPDPSRLGFFLLSEESLIQVVVELQQNPNFCVVDSKFISLLFTFRDLSPPPQSSFNKTYPVTYPNEYSLFFANCNPESLVTMDVRTELYNTDDGSTKDYLSAGSTQLPSLYFIFSLIYLGFVGFWISICLKNQRSVHRIHLLMGGLLVMKALNLICAAEDKHYVKQTGTPHGWDVLFYIFQFIRVVLLFTVIVLIGTGWSFLKPFLQEKEKKVLMIVIPLQVLANVASIVIGETGPFIRDWVTWNQVFLLVDIICCCAIIFPIVWSIRSLRETSKTDGKAARNLAKLTLFRQFYIVVIGYLYFTRIVVFALKTIAAYKYQWVSSAAEEIASLVFYLVMFYMFRPVEKNEYFVLDDEDEEAAEMALRDEEFEL; encoded by the coding sequence ATGAGGATTCCAGGTCATATGCTCACCACCGTTCTTCTCTTCTTTTACCTCTTCACTTCTCCATCAACGGCGGAGATCAAATCTCTCGAGATCCGAAACGATAACCGTCCGATGATCCTCTTCGAAAAATTCGGATTCACACACACCGGATTTGCTTCGATCGCGATCTCCGGCGTTTCCGTTACATCGCCGTTAGCGCAGCCAGATCCGTCAAGGTTAGGGTTTTTCCTTCTATCAGAAGAATCGTTAATTCAGGTAGTTGTTGAACTacaacaaaaccctaatttctgcgTCGTGGATTCAAAATTCATATCACTACTGTTCACTTTCCGTGATCTGTCTCCACCACCGCAGTCGTCGTTTAACAAAACGTATCCGGTAACGTATCCTAATGAGTATTCATTGTTTTTCGCTAATTGTAATCCAGAATCGTTAGTAACGATGGATGTACGTACAGAATTGTATAATACTGATGATGGCTCTACAAAGGATTACTTATCAGCTGGATCGACACAGCTGCCGtctctttattttatattttctttgaTTTATTTAGGGTTTGTAGGGTTTTGGATCTCGATATGCTTGAAAAACCAGAGATCTGTGCACAGGATTCATTTATTAATGGGAGGTTTGCTTGTTATGAAAGCACTTAACTTGATCTGTGCTGCTGAGGATAAGCATTATGTGAAGCAGACTGGTACTCCTCATGGATGGGATGTATTGTTTTATATATTTCAGTTTATTAGGGTTGTGCTTTTGTTCACTGTGATTGTGTTGATTGGTACCGGATGGTCGTTTTTGAAACCCTTTTTGCAAGAAAAGGAAAAGAAGGTTTTGATGATTGTGATTCCACTTCAGGTTCTGGCTAATGTAGCTTCTATAGTGATAGGGGAAACTGGTCCTTTTATTAGGGACTGGGTGACATGGAATCAAGTCTTTTTGTTGGttgatattatatgttgttgtgcgATTATCTTCCCCATTGTGTGGTCGATTAGATCGTTGAGGGAGACTTCTAAGACTGATGGGAAAGCTGCTAGGAACTTGGCTAAGTTGACTCTTTTTAGGCAGTTTTACATTGTGGTTATTGGGTACTTGTACTTCACGAGGattgttgtttttgcattgaagacgATTGCAGCTTATAAGTACCAGTGGGTGTCTAGCGCAGCAGAGGAAATTGCTAGTCTTGTGTTCTATTTGGTGATGTTTTACATGTTCAGGCCAGTTGAGAAAAACGAATACTTTGTtcttgatgatgaagatgaggAAGCAGCTGAGATGGCTTTGAGGGACGAGGAGTTTGAGCTTTAA
- the LOC139855524 gene encoding probable dipeptidyl-peptidase 5, translating to MSASSLPPHQKRTAPYGSWSSPITSDVVSGAGKTLGGTAVDSLGRLFWLESRPTESGRSVIVKASDADEDEATDVTPKEFSVRTVANEYGGGDFCISGDTVIYSNYEDQRLYKQFIDSRESPPVALTPDFGGPLIGFADGVVDKRFDRYITIREDRRESCSKSVTTIVSVELNDSIIQDPKVLVSGNDFYAFPRLDPEGKKMAWIEWSHPNMPWDRSQLWVGYISDNGDIYKRVCVAGADPSIIESPTEPKWSSEGELFFVTDRNLGFWNIHRWVESDNKVLPVYSLEAEFTRPAWVYGINSYDIINDKSNLVACSYRQKGKSYLGILDKNKNTLSILETPFTDLRNITSGVNCLYVEGASSVHPLSIVKLTLDDQATRVVDFKIVWSSSPTSSKYESYFSSPEFIEFPTEVPGENAYAYYYPPTNPMYQANQDERPPLLLDSHGGPTDEARGILNLSIQFWTSRGWAYVDVNYGGSSGYGRQFRERLLKKWGIVDVDDCRSCANYLVNCGKADDERLCITGCSAGGYTTLSALAFKKTFKAGASLFGVADVKLLKEQITKFESCYIDNLVGSERDFIERNPINHADQFSCPIILFQGLDDMIVNPEQARKIYKALKSKGLPVALVEYEGEQHGFRMAENIKFTLEQQMVFFARLVGHFKVADEFTPIKIDNFD from the exons ATGTCAGCTTCTTCACTACCACCGCATCAAAAACGTACCGCTCCCTACGGTTCCTGGTCGTCACCTATCACCTCCGACGTCGTTTCGGGCGCCGGAAAGACTCTCGGCGGTACTGCAGTTGACTCTCTCGGCCGTCTCTTCTGGCTCGAATCTCGTCCCACCGAATCAGG ACGATCGGTTATAGTCAAAGCAAGTGATGCGGATGAAGATGAAGCTACTGATGTAACTCCGAAAGAATTTTCTGTTCGAACAGTTGCCAATGAATATGGTGGTGGTGATTTCTGTATTTCAGGGGATACCGTAATATATTCAAATTATGAAGACCAGAGACTGTACAAGCAGTTCATTGATTCTCGAG AATCTCCACCTGTTGCACTCACCCCCGATTTTGGCGGACCTCTAATAGGCTTTGCTGATGGAGTTGTTGATAAAAGGTTCGATCGGTATATCACTATTCGAGAAG ATAGACGAGAAAGTTGTTCAAAATCTGTCACAACAATTGTATCAGTTGAACTTAATGATAGCATTATTCAAG ATCCAAAAGTGTTAGTAAGTGGTAATGATTTCTATGCTTTCCCAAGATTAGATCCCGAGGGGAAAAAGATGGCCTGGATTGAATGGAGCCACCCGAACATGCCATGGGATAGGTCCCAACTTTGGGTCGGATACATTTCTGACAATGG AGACATATATAAACGTGTATGTGTGGCTGGGGCTGATCCTTCTATAATTGAATCTCCAACTGAACCAAAATGGTCATCTGAAG GAGAATTGTTCTTTGTCACTGATAGGAATCTTGGATTTTGGAATATTCATAGATGG GTTGAATCTGATAACAAAGTGTTGCCAGTATATTCATTAGAAGCTGAGTTTACAAGGCCTGCATGGGTTTATGGCATAAATTCTTATGACATAATTAATGATAAAAGTAACTTAGTAGCTTGCAGTTACAG GCAAAAAGGGAAGTCATATCTTGGAATTTTAGACAAAAACAAGAACACATTATCCATTCTTGAGACTCCTTTCACAGATCTAAGAAACATT ACATCAGGTGTAAACTGCCTCTATGTTGAGGGGGCATCTTCAGTTCATCCGTTGTCGATAGTCAAG TTGACTTTAGATGATCAAGCTACACGAGTTGTGGATTTCAAGATTGTTTGGTCTTCTTCACCTACTAGTTCGAAGTATGAGTCCTATTTTAGCTCACCCGAGTTCATCGAATTTCCAACCGAAGTTCCCGGTGAGAATGCGTATGCGTACTATTATCCACCTACTAATCCCATGTATCAAGCCAATCAAGATGAAAGACCACCACTCTTATTGGACAGTCACG GGGGACCTACTGATGAAGCTCGTGGAATCTTAAATCTAAGTATCCAATTTTGGACTAGTCGGGGTTGGGCTTATGTGGATGTGAATTATGGTGGAAGCAGCG GTTATGGTCGACAGTTTCGTGAAAGACTTTTGAAGAAGTGGGGTATAGTTGATGTCGACGACTGTCGCAGCTGTGCTAATTATTTG GTAAACTGCGGAAAGGCAGATGATGAAAGACTTTGCATCACCGGGTGCTCTGCTGGCGGTTATACAACGTTGTCTGCTCTTGCATTCAAAAAAACATTTAAGGCTGGAGCTTCTTTGTTTGGC GTAGCTGATGTGAAGTTGTTGAAAGAACAAATCACTAAGTTTGAGTCCTGCTACATCGATAATCTTGTTG GTAGTGAACGAGACTTCATCGAGAGAAACCCTATAAATCATGCCGATCAGTTCTCTTGCCCCATCATCCTCTTTCAAGGATTGGACGACATG ATTGTAAACCCTGAACAAGCAAGAAAAATATACAAAGCCTTGAAATCAAAAGGATTGCCTGTCGCACTTGTGGAATATGAAGGCGAGCAGCATGGTTTTCGCATG GCCGAAAATATTAAATTCACACTTGAACAGCAAATGGTGTTTTTTGCACGTCTAGTAGGACACTTCAAGGTCGCAGACGAGTTTACTCCTATCAAAATTGATAACTTCGACTAG